The following are encoded together in the Babylonia areolata isolate BAREFJ2019XMU chromosome 18, ASM4173473v1, whole genome shotgun sequence genome:
- the LOC143292667 gene encoding DNA-directed RNA polymerase III subunit RPC1-like: MVKEQFRETDTAKISQVTFGFMSADEMRKAAHIQVTNKQLYDEERKPVPNGVLDHRLGVNIQKADCETCGKNVADCVGHYGIIDLELPCFHVGFLRLTISVLQMICKNCSAILLHERTKQAFKETLKKPGMSYLQKKSLRKKIYDQCRKVSLCPKCGAYNGMVKKCSFLKIIHDKYKKKKGHELVQEVVDDFDTATKTNKELKPLLSKYQDVLDPLKVQDLFRQMDPEDIPLLMMNGEVNKPEDLILNRIMVPPSCIRPTVMSDLKSGSNEDDITMKLTEILLLNEVIRKHKASGGKMMNMIEDWDYLQLQVFLLVNSEVSGVPLRMQPTKTLKGLVQRLKGKQGRFRGNLSGKRVDFSGRTVISPDPNMQIDQVAVPTHVAKTITYPEKVTHINIELMRQLVRNGAHNHPGADIIERANGMKISLRYGNRTTQANQLKVGDTVVRHMINGDVILFNRQPSLHKLSIQAFHVKVMPHKTFRFNECCCNPFNADFDGDEMNLHLPQTEEAKAEALVLMGSKSNIITPRSGEPLIAAIQDFITGGFLITQKDVFLDRSQALQLVDSFLSGRDSGVRVSLPPPAIWKPCHRWTGKQIFSLIMRPNKASPVKVNMQTKGKSYSKGLSPKVRPLYGQAEPGDLCPKDGYVVIKNSELLCGAMDKGTLGSGSKNNIFYIILRHFGEQQAADALSRLAKLCPAFLTNTGFSIGLGDVTPGYTLLKEKRKLLDEGNRKCEGYILDYKDHTLQTQPGCNEEETLEAVILKELSTIREHAGQACLQELPQTNSPLIMAVCGSKGSNINISQMVACVGQQAISGKRVPNGFEDRALPHFDRQAKDADARGFVENSFNSGLTPSEFFFHTMAGREGLVDTAVKTADTGYMQRRLVKNLEDLCVQYDTTVRTSTGEVVQFVYGGDSLNPAAMEGDNKPINFSRLWEHIQSTMVEEVREEPSLSGTQLEDLTEEVMLEEQWAQNKAGFSDFRQDIRKHVHQMAEKINKQREPCMKPGQQIAPVVFEVGRITKSQVLQFLEMCLTKYNRALIEPGEAIGAITAQSVGEPGTQMTLKTFHFAGVASMNITLGVPRIKEIINASKTIRTPIISAALDVDSNLDFAQVVKSRIDKTTLGQVSKHIEEVYLPDTSFIFITLDFERIRLLKLEVNLFSIKESILASKLKVSEADIEIVEEVGLLVEATERTKGAGKCVDAKKITPFRMLMLKRNLENVVIKGVPGISHAVVCHDEENKEGDQKKFKLLVEGDNLLGVMTTQGIRGTHTSSNNIMEVYRTLGIEAARKTIMNEIIYTMESHGMSIDIRHTMMLADLMSCKGEVLGITRFGLAKMKESVLMLASFEKTSDHLFEAAYYGQKDTINGVSECIIMGIPMNVGTGIFQLLYRAENPPRNMSRPLLFETPDFHIPEFRGSV, from the exons GGTGTCAATATTCAAAAAGCAGACTGTGAAACATGTGGGAAGAATGTAGCTGACTGCGTGGGTCACTATGGGATCATAGACCTTGAGCTTCCCTGTTTCCATGTGGGCTTTCTTCGTCTGACGATCTCTGTTCTGCAAATGATTTGTAAG AATTGCAGTGCCATCCTGCTGCATGAGCGTACAAAACAGGCTTTCAAAGAGACCCTGAAGAAACCAGGCATGAGCTACCTCCAGAAAAAGAGTCTCCGAAAGAAGATTTATGACCAGTGCCGCAAAGTTAGCCTGTGCCCAAAGTGTGGAGCCTACAATG GCATGGTGAAAAAATGCAGCTTCCTGAAGATCATCCatgacaaatacaaaaaaaagaagggacaCGAACTTGTGCAAGAAGTGGTCGATGACTTTGACACTGctacaaaaaccaacaaagaacTCAAGCCTCTTCTCAGTAAATACCAG gatgTTCTGGATCCACTCAAGGTACAAGATCTGTTCAGACAGATGGATCCAGAG GACATCCCATTGCTGATGATGAACGGTGAGGTGAACAAACCTGAAGACCTCATCCTGAACAGAATCATGGTGCCACCTTCTTGCATTCGCCCCACCGTCATGTCGGATCTGAAATCTGGATC CAATGAGGATGACATCACAATGAAGTTGACAGAGATCCTGTTGCTGAATGAAGTCATACGCAAGCACAAGGCCAGCGGAGGGAAGATGATGAACATGATT GAAGATTGGGATTATCTGCAGTTGCAGGTGTTTCTGCTGGTCAACAGTGAGGTGTCAGGTGTTCCACTTCGAATGCAG CCCACCAAAACATTGAAAGGTTTGGTACAACGTCTGAAGGGCAAGCAAGGTCGGTTCCGTGGCAACCTTTCAGGAAAGCGTGTTGACTTTTCTGGCAGAACAGTAATTTCTCCTGACCCTAACATGCAGATAGATCAG GTGGCAGTACCTACACACGTGGCGAAGACGATAACATACCCAGAGAAAGTGACGCACATCAACATTGAGCTGATGAGACAACTGGTGCGTAACGGGGCTCACAACCACCCTGGGGCTGACATCATTGAGAGGGCCAACGGCATGAAAAT TTCTCTGAGGTACGGCAACCGCACAACCCAAGCCAACCAGCTGAAAGTGGGAGACACTGTCGTGCGACACATGATCAATGGAGATGTTATCCTCTTCAACCGGCAGCCTTCCTTGCACAAACTCAGCATTCAGGCTTTCCAT GTCAAAGTGATGCCCCACAAAACATTCCGCTTCAACGAGTGCTGCTGTAACCCTTTCAATGCTGACTTTGACGGGGACGAGATGAATCTTCACCTTCCTCAGACTGAGGAGGCCAAAGCTGAAGCTCTTGTGTTGATGGGG tccAAGTCGAACATCATCACACCAAGAAGTGGAGAGCCTCTGATTGCTGCCATTCAGGATTTCATCACAg GAGGGTTCCTAATCACCCAGAAAGATGTGTTCCTTGATCGCTCCCAAGCCCTGCAGCTGGTTGACTCCTTCCTGTCGggcagagacagtggtgtgagggTCTCTCTGCCTCCACCAGCCATATGGAAG CCGTGCCACAGGTGGACAGGGAAGCAGATCTTCAGCCTCATCATGAGGCCCAACAAGGCCAGTCCTGTCAAGGTGAACATGCAGACCAAGGGCAAGAGCTACTCCAAGGGGCTGAGCCCCAAGGTGCGGCCCCTGTATGGGCAGGCAGAGCCGGGCGATCTCTGTCCCAAGGATGGAT ACGTGGTGATCAAGAACAGCGAGTTGCTGTGCGGTGCCATGGACAAGGGGACTCTGGGCTCTGGCTCCAAGAACAACATCTTCTACATCATCCTGCGACACTTTGGCGAGCAGCAGGCTGCTGACGCTCTCTCTCGTCTGGCCAAGCTCTGTCCAGCCTTTCTCA CCAACACAGGGTTCTCCATTGGTCTGGGAGACGTCACACCAGGTTACACTCTTCTGAAGGAAAAGAGGAAACTGCTGGACGAGGG AAACCGAAAGTGTGAGGGCTACATTCTGGATTACAAAGATCACACACTGCAGACCCAGCCTGGCTGCAATGAGGAGGAAACACTGGAG GCGGTGATCCTGAAGGAGCTGTCGACGATCCGTGAGCACGCGGGTCAGGCCTGTCTACAGGAGCTTCCCCAGACCAACAGCCCCCTCATCATGGCCGTCTGTGGGTCCAAAG GATCCAACATCAACATCTCTCAGATGGTGGCGTGTGTGGGGCAGCAGGCCATCAGTGGAAAGCGTGTTCCTAACGGTTTTGAGGACAGGGCTCTGCCCCACTTCGACCGGCAAG CCAAGGACGCAGACGCGCGGGGTTTTGTGGAGAACAGTTTCAACTCGGGGCTGACGCCGTCCGAGTTCTTTTTCCACACCATGGCGGGTAGGGAGGGGCTGGTGGACACTGCCGTCAAGACTGCTGACACTGGCTACATGCAGCGCCGCCTAGTGaag AATTTGGAGGACCTGTGCGTGCAGTACGACACCACCGTGCGCACATCCACGGGGGAGGTGGTTCAGTTTGTGTACGGGGGTGACAGTTTGAACCCCGCGGCCATGGAGGGGGACAACAAACCCATCAACTTCAGCCGGCTCTGGGAGCATATCCAG tCGACGATGGTGGAGGAGGTACGAGAGGAGCCGTCTCTGTCTGGCACCCAGCTGGAGGATCTCACGGAGGAGGTGATGCTGGAGGAACAGTGGGCACAGAACAAGGCTGGCTTCAGTGACTTCAGGCAggacatcag GAAACACGTCCACCAGATGGCGGAGAAGATCAACAAACAACGGGAGCCTTGCATGAAACCAGGGCAACAAATCGCCCCag TTGTGTTTGAGGTGGGACGTATAACCAAGTCTCAAGTGCTGCAGTTTCTGGAGATGTGTCTGACCAAGTACAACAGAGCGCTCATTGAGCCAG gTGAGGCTATCGGAGCCATCACGGCACAGTCAGTGGGTGAACCAGGCACACAGATGACCCTGAAGACTTTCCACTTTGCTGGAGTTGCTTCCATGA ACATCACACTGGGGGTGCCTCGCATCAAGGAGATCATCAACGCCTCCAAGACCATCAGGACCCCCATCATCAGTGCCGCCCTGGATGTGGACAGCAACCTGGACTTTGCCCAGGTGGTGAAGAGCAGGATCGATAAAACCACCCTGGGACAG GTTTCGAAGCACATTGAAGAGGTCTACCTTCCTGATACTAGCTTCATCTTCATCACTCTGGACTTTGAAAGAATCAGACTGttgaag TTGGAAGTCAACCTGTTCTCCATTAAGGAATCCATTCTTGCCTCCAAGCTCAAAGTGTCTGAAGCT GACATCGAGATAGTGGAGGAGGTTGGACTGCTTGTGGAAGCCACGGAGAGGACAAAAGGTGCCGGAAAGTGCGTGGACGCCAAGAAGATCACGCCTTTCAGGATGCTGATGCTGAAGAGGAACCTTGAGAATGTTGTGATCAAG GGTGTTCCTGGCATCAGCCACGCGGTGGTCTGTCACGACGAAGAGAACAAGGAGGGTGACCAGAAGAAGTTCAAGCTACTGGTTGAGGGAGACAACCTCTTGGGTGTGATGACAACTCAag GGATCCGAGGCACCCATACCTCTTCCAACAACATCATGGAGGTCTACAGAACCCTGGGCATCGAGGCAGCACGCAAGACCATCATGAACGAGATCATCTACACCATGGAGAGTCACGGCATGAGCATCGACATTCGCCACACCATGATGCTGGCTGACCTCATGTCTTGCAAG GGAGAGGTGCTTGGTATCACCCGCTTTGGGCTGGCAAAGATGAAGGAGAGTGTCCTGATGCTGGCTTCG TTTGAGAAGACGTCAGATCACCTGTTTGAAGCTGCCTACTACGGACAGAAAGACACCATCAATG GTGTGAGTGAATGCATCATCATGGGCATCCCTATGAACGTGGGCACCGGCATCTTCCAGCTGCTGTACCGGGCAGAGAATCCACCCAGAAACATGAGCCGCCCCTTGCTCTTTGAAACGCCAGACTTCCACATCCCCGAGTTCCGTGGGTCTGTTTGA